In a single window of the bacterium genome:
- the rplV gene encoding 50S ribosomal protein L22 has translation MAATAKIKMIRITTRKVRVVADQVRGKGVQEAIDYLTFCRRRSARPLLKLIKSAVSNADTKGGMDLDKLFVKELLVDKGPTMKRWMPRARGSATPVLKKSSKVSITLEQRA, from the coding sequence ATGGCAGCGACGGCTAAGATAAAGATGATTCGCATTACCACCCGGAAGGTGAGGGTCGTTGCGGATCAGGTCAGGGGCAAGGGTGTCCAGGAGGCGATCGACTATCTCACCTTCTGCCGCCGCAGGTCCGCGCGTCCCCTTCTCAAGCTCATCAAGTCCGCGGTCTCCAATGCGGACACCAAGGGTGGCATGGATCTGGACAAGCTGTTCGTGAAGGAGCTCCTGGTGGACAAGGGCCCCACTATGAAACGCTGGATGCCGAGGGCAAGGGGTTCGGCCACTCCGGTGCTGAAGAAATCGAGCAAGGTGAGCATAACGCTGGAGCAGCGCGCTTAG
- the rpsS gene encoding 30S ribosomal protein S19, with the protein MARSLKKGPFIDDHLLNKVKRAQETRDRQLIKTWSRRSTVIPDMVGLTIAVHNGRKFIPVFITENMVGHKLGEFAATRVFRGHSGEKKTTVATTAAAPTAAAPAAATGATGGA; encoded by the coding sequence ATGGCTCGTTCGTTAAAGAAAGGCCCGTTCATAGACGATCACCTCCTGAACAAGGTGAAGAGGGCTCAGGAGACGCGGGACAGACAGCTGATCAAGACGTGGTCGCGTCGCTCCACTGTGATCCCCGACATGGTCGGGCTCACTATAGCGGTCCATAACGGGCGCAAATTTATCCCGGTCTTCATCACGGAGAACATGGTCGGTCACAAGCTTGGCGAGTTTGCGGCCACAAGGGTCTTTCGCGGACACTCCGGCGAAAAGAAGACCACAGTCGCAACGACGGCAGCAGCTCCCACGGCGGCCGCTCCGGCGGCTGCAACCGGTGCGACCGGAGGTGCATGA